In the genome of Pagrus major chromosome 17, Pma_NU_1.0, the window CAGTGACTCCCAGAATTGTATAGATTTTTTAGGCGTTTGTGTGTGATAGTGCTTAATGTATGAAATAGGAAAATATTGTAGTCGAGTAGTCTTATTGTTGTGATGAAGCAACCAGAACCACCTGCTCTGTCAAACCTCTGCCTTTATAACCCCATTATTTCATCTTATCTACTAGGTCTACATGTTCAAGTATGACTCCACCCACGGCCGTTACCATGGTGAGGTCAGTGAAGAAGATGGCAAGCTCAAGGTTGACGGCAACGCCATCGCTGTCTACCAGTGGTAAGTGGTGACGACATTCAGTGGTTAGTTGCTGAACAGATATCAGAGGTGTTGATGTTAACTGGTGGCAACAAGCTTAAGTGAGGCTTAAAAGAGAACAGCTGTTTACTAAAGTGCCACCTCTGttcaatttttcattttatcagaGAGGTCTCTGATATAAAAGCAGACAGCTAAGTGTTCACTTGGAATCATGCCATACTTTACTTTTGATTAAAGTTGAGGTAGTATGTGAGTTCCAGGCAATGGAATGAGGCTGTCTGCTTGCCTGGGGCCTCAACCTTAAAGCTACCCATCCACTCCATTGTACTCACTGTTATTTTAGTCCATTGAGTAATATGCCTCATCCCTGCAAAAGGCAGCACCACCACAGAGAAGGGTTAGGGCGTGATTACATTGCTGTTCTTCTTTGAGCACTGAGTGttaatttgtcagatttccgCAATTGAGTCTGTTTTTACCACATGTATTTTTTGGTAAGGTTATTAACCTTTACATTTCAACGcgttaattaataaaatatctTCTGTTCTTCAGTAGTATGACATTATCCAAAGAGGCTCTGCACACTGATTTAGAAAGCACAGGATTCACTATTCAGACAAGATTACCCCTGACCCCCTCCTGCTATATGTAACTTGCTCTatatctctgtttgtttttgttgtttctacttttgttgtattttggtGTTACTTGTCTTTGTCCCACatatttaacattaataaacagTAGTGATAATCCATTTCATCGTTGACTGACTCTGTTCTTTGACTGTTCTTTCTCTGACTGTAGCATGAAGCCAGCAGAGATCCCCTGGGGCGATGCTGGAGCCAAGTACGTTGTCGAGTCCACTGGAGTCTTCCTCAGTGTGGATAAGGCCAACgtatgtacacacatgcacacatacagaaacagaTACACAGACTGCCAGGTGGTTTGGTTACTAACctgtgctctctttctctctgggcCACTTACAGGCTCACATCCAGGGTGGAGCAAAGCGTGTGGTTGTGTCCGCCCCCTCACCCGACGCTCCAATGTTTGTCATGGGAGTTAATGAGGAGAAATACGACCCGGCCACCATGACCATCGTCAGGTAACATACCTTTGGTCTTGGGCATTTTgtgctttacatttttaattcttaCAAACTTGTTCTTAGATGTAGGCAGAGCAATCCCATTATGtacttactgtatgtatgtgaggAGAACTGAATCTAGTAGAGTCTGGTAGTTAATGAGCTTGTCTGTATTTCTGTTGATAGCAATGCCTCCTGCACCACCAACTGCCTGGCTCCCCTGGCCAAAGTCATCCATGATAACTTTGGCATTGAGGAGGCTCTCATGGTAAGTCGCAGTCAATCTGAACACAAGCGTCGGTTTGACTGCAGTAAGCAGTATTGAAAGGGCTTTTTCACAGATGGCTTAGTATTTTTAGCTTCACATGCTAATGTATTGatgttttctgtaatgtgaTCCCCCTGTCTGCAGACTACAGTCCATGCATACACAGCCACCCAGAAGACAGTGGATGGACCCAGTGCCAAGGCCTGGCGTGATGGCCGCGGTGCCCACCAGAACATCATTCCAGCCTCCACTGGTGCTGCCAAGGCAGTCGGCAAAGTTATCCCCGAGCTCAATGGGTGAGGAGAAACACATTTGTTATTGGGCTGATGATCACAGGCACCCTTTGTGGCttaagaaataacaaaaaacttAAGGTAACACAGATCTAACATGTCTCTCTTTTGTCCATCTTCTCTTTATAGTAAGCTGACAGGCATGGCCTTCAGGGTGCCAGTTGCTGATGTGTCAGTGGTGGACCTGACATGCCGTCTGTCCAAGCCTGCATCTTACGCTGAGATTAAGGAAGCCTGCAAGAAGGCCGCACATGGGCCCATGAAGGGAGTGCTGGGTTACACCGAGGACTCTGTaagttattttacatatttatgacAATCAAAATTGTGGGTCAGGCTGTGCAGAGCAGTCATCAATTTCATAGCAATGACGACAAAGATTTCGAAGAAAACACCAGTCTGGTTCAGTTTTATTAATACAAGAAAGTTGATTtacatgattttaaaaaagaccgATTGATTTAACCCGATTAATCACTTAATTTAAATGAAGGGTTTTATTACCTCTGTGACTGTAAGTATGGTTGAGTTTGCATTTTGCATTTGCCTGGCTATAATATAGTATTTCTGACTTGGAGTGTGGTTTGTGTTCTGCAGGTGGTGTCCTCTGACTTCATCGGTGACACCCACTCCTCAATCTTTGATGCTGGCGCTGGCATCTCCCTCAACGACAACTTTGTCAAGCTCATTTCCTGGTTAGTTTATCAAATGTCTTCATCCGTCCGACATGTAAATTAGAGAGTTAGTGTTGATCTAAAGAGGAAACTAAATTagtaaattattaatttttttctctctctctctctctctctctctctctctctatctctatctctatctctctccgCAGGTATGATAATGAGTTCGGCTACAGCCACCGTGTCGCTGACCTTCTGCTGTACATGCACTCCAAGGACTAAACACTTCCTGTCCAAAAAGGAAGTCAGGAAAGGGACCACCCCAACCATTCTCCCA includes:
- the gapdhs gene encoding glyceraldehyde-3-phosphate dehydrogenase 2, with the protein product MSDLCVGINGFGRIGRLVLRACLQKGIKVVAINDPFIDLKYMVYMFKYDSTHGRYHGEVSEEDGKLKVDGNAIAVYQCMKPAEIPWGDAGAKYVVESTGVFLSVDKANAHIQGGAKRVVVSAPSPDAPMFVMGVNEEKYDPATMTIVSNASCTTNCLAPLAKVIHDNFGIEEALMTTVHAYTATQKTVDGPSAKAWRDGRGAHQNIIPASTGAAKAVGKVIPELNGKLTGMAFRVPVADVSVVDLTCRLSKPASYAEIKEACKKAAHGPMKGVLGYTEDSVVSSDFIGDTHSSIFDAGAGISLNDNFVKLISWYDNEFGYSHRVADLLLYMHSKD